A single genomic interval of Clostridium facile harbors:
- the pheS gene encoding phenylalanine--tRNA ligase subunit alpha → MKQALEQIKATAEQALHACTDLKELDAIRVKFLGKKGELTSILKQMGKLSPEERPVIGQLANQIRGDIEQDITTRMAEIKQAEMERQLKAEKIDVTLPGQKFQMGKKHPLTAVLDEIKDIFLGMGFDIAAGPEVETDYYNFEALNLPKNHPARDTQDTFYITDNILLRTQTSPVQIRVMENKKPPIRVIAPGRVYRADAVDATHSPLFHQIEGLVVDKNVTMADLKGTLEIFVKKLYGEESVVRFRPHHFPFTEPSAELDVQCFSCKGEGCRLCKGEGWIEILGCGMVHPKVLQNCGIDPEEYSGFAFGMGLERVVMRRYNIDDLRMFFENDMRFLTQF, encoded by the coding sequence ATGAAACAAGCGCTGGAACAGATTAAAGCTACAGCGGAACAAGCACTGCATGCCTGTACAGACCTGAAGGAATTGGATGCCATAAGAGTAAAATTCCTAGGCAAAAAAGGTGAGCTGACTTCTATTTTAAAACAAATGGGAAAACTCTCCCCAGAAGAACGCCCCGTTATTGGACAATTGGCAAACCAGATTCGTGGGGATATTGAGCAGGATATCACAACCCGTATGGCTGAAATCAAACAAGCGGAGATGGAACGCCAGTTAAAAGCAGAAAAAATTGATGTTACCCTGCCAGGACAAAAATTCCAAATGGGGAAAAAGCATCCGTTAACCGCTGTTTTGGATGAAATTAAAGATATCTTTTTAGGAATGGGGTTTGATATTGCAGCAGGTCCAGAGGTAGAAACCGACTACTATAACTTTGAGGCGTTGAACCTGCCAAAAAACCATCCAGCACGGGATACCCAGGACACTTTCTACATTACAGATAATATTCTGTTGAGAACCCAAACATCCCCTGTACAAATTCGTGTGATGGAAAACAAGAAGCCTCCAATTCGTGTGATTGCACCAGGTCGTGTATACCGTGCGGATGCGGTGGATGCAACCCACTCCCCATTATTCCATCAAATTGAAGGCTTGGTTGTGGATAAAAACGTTACCATGGCTGATTTGAAAGGGACTCTGGAGATTTTCGTGAAAAAATTATATGGGGAAGAATCGGTTGTCCGGTTCCGTCCACACCATTTTCCATTTACAGAACCATCCGCTGAACTGGATGTTCAGTGTTTCTCTTGTAAGGGGGAAGGCTGTCGCTTGTGTAAAGGGGAAGGCTGGATTGAAATCCTTGGTTGTGGTATGGTTCACCCAAAAGTATTGCAGAACTGTGGGATTGACCCAGAAGAATACAGCGGATTTGCGTTTGGTATGGGTCTGGAACGTGTGGTAATGCGCCGCTATAATATTGACGACCTGCGTATGTTCTTTGAAAACGATATGCGTTTTTTAACTCAGTTCTAA
- a CDS encoding S-ribosylhomocysteine lyase — protein MKKIASFTVDHTKLGIGMYISRIDDDIVTYDVRMVKPNGGVYLSNPSMHTIEHLFATYARNTEHADHVVYVGPMGCRTGFYFITRNLPHETAIEIVRQSMEFIKDFEGEIPGATEPECGNYLEHDLPSAKRDVIQILEKLENYSVEQLQYNC, from the coding sequence ATGAAAAAAATTGCCAGCTTTACTGTTGATCACACCAAACTGGGGATTGGTATGTATATCTCTCGTATAGATGATGACATTGTCACCTATGATGTCCGGATGGTAAAACCCAATGGAGGGGTTTACCTTTCTAATCCATCTATGCATACAATAGAACATCTTTTTGCCACTTATGCACGCAACACAGAACATGCTGACCATGTGGTTTATGTAGGGCCAATGGGGTGCCGTACTGGGTTCTATTTTATTACCCGTAATCTACCTCACGAAACCGCAATCGAAATTGTTCGTCAATCCATGGAGTTTATCAAAGATTTTGAAGGGGAAATCCCAGGGGCAACAGAACCGGAATGTGGAAATTATCTGGAACATGATTTGCCTTCCGCCAAACGGGACGTTATCCAAATTTTAGAAAAATTAGAAAACTATTCCGTAGAACAACTGCAATATAACTGTTAA
- a CDS encoding peptidoglycan DD-metalloendopeptidase family protein gives MALHNCNEAETKLPAETDEVEQFKKQITLSSIFSYIGTYTSSAVVHFGRFIKRPVFACGRWFKSFFMGFWQRAGRFAERVANGFGSPFRSIHNLHQELKEIEGVGAKGQRTKQVLAHQVHSGRVTFGKFLNVVVPVVVIVAFGFVVHHFTSQEYAIAVTHDGEVVAYIEKESDFDEATDLIAQQMVYVNDESEFDIQPEFSLTKIHEKEDLVNSAELANKLISCSSTDISTATGLYIDNQFYGATTNSANLETTLENILVEYQQQTGTTDASFVSPIVLKTGLYLQDAIVPEEDLLNLVNSDVQSEQTYTVVPGDTFTTIAQKTSVSIGEIKALNPEIPEETIQIGQQVKISKTIPFLSVTATKQVEYDEEVPYQSITQDDGNMYQGQTSIAQAGQNGINHVTALVQVVNGEEVSKTVTNTAQVSAPVNEIKLQGTKEPVKTSDNNKVLPASTGSGSLSGVNFVRPLSSGVGKVSRGVGNGHHGIDWAAPSGTPIYAAASGTVILAKWYSGYGLCVIIDHGNGVQTLYGHQSRLGVSAGQTVSAGQQIGYVGTTGQSTGNHLHFEIRSNGTKLDPFDYVPR, from the coding sequence ATGGCACTTCACAACTGTAATGAGGCAGAAACGAAACTGCCGGCTGAAACAGATGAAGTTGAACAATTTAAAAAACAAATTACATTATCATCTATTTTTTCTTATATCGGAACTTATACCAGTTCTGCTGTAGTTCATTTTGGTCGTTTTATCAAGCGTCCTGTGTTTGCATGCGGCAGGTGGTTCAAAAGCTTTTTTATGGGGTTTTGGCAAAGAGCAGGCCGTTTTGCGGAACGTGTGGCAAACGGTTTTGGTTCCCCATTCCGCAGTATCCACAACTTACATCAGGAATTGAAAGAAATTGAAGGTGTTGGCGCAAAAGGCCAGCGGACAAAACAAGTCCTAGCGCACCAAGTCCATTCCGGTCGAGTTACCTTTGGAAAATTTTTGAATGTGGTTGTCCCTGTTGTTGTTATTGTAGCATTTGGCTTTGTAGTGCATCACTTTACCAGCCAAGAATATGCAATTGCTGTTACCCACGATGGAGAAGTCGTTGCTTATATTGAAAAAGAAAGCGATTTTGATGAGGCGACAGATCTGATTGCCCAACAAATGGTATATGTAAATGACGAATCTGAATTTGACATCCAGCCAGAATTTTCTTTGACAAAAATTCATGAAAAAGAGGATTTAGTCAATTCGGCTGAATTAGCAAACAAACTGATTAGCTGTTCCTCTACGGATATTTCCACTGCAACAGGATTGTATATTGATAACCAGTTTTATGGTGCAACCACAAATTCCGCTAACTTGGAAACTACCCTGGAAAATATTTTGGTTGAATATCAGCAACAAACCGGTACAACCGATGCTTCCTTTGTAAGCCCGATTGTTTTAAAAACCGGATTATACTTACAGGATGCGATTGTACCAGAAGAAGATTTGTTAAATCTGGTTAATTCTGATGTTCAAAGCGAGCAAACCTACACTGTTGTCCCTGGTGATACTTTCACTACCATTGCACAAAAGACATCCGTCAGCATTGGAGAGATTAAGGCATTAAATCCAGAAATCCCAGAGGAAACCATCCAAATTGGACAACAAGTTAAAATCTCTAAGACCATTCCATTTTTAAGTGTAACCGCTACTAAACAGGTCGAATATGATGAAGAGGTACCATATCAATCCATCACTCAAGATGATGGGAATATGTATCAGGGTCAAACCTCTATTGCGCAGGCAGGTCAAAATGGAATTAACCATGTTACCGCATTGGTTCAGGTAGTAAACGGAGAAGAAGTGAGCAAAACTGTTACCAATACAGCGCAAGTATCCGCACCAGTAAATGAGATTAAATTGCAGGGGACAAAAGAACCAGTAAAAACTTCTGATAATAATAAGGTACTACCTGCTTCTACTGGTAGTGGAAGCTTATCTGGTGTAAATTTTGTACGTCCACTGAGTTCTGGTGTTGGTAAAGTAAGCCGTGGTGTCGGAAATGGTCACCATGGTATCGACTGGGCAGCTCCATCCGGTACTCCGATTTACGCGGCAGCCTCCGGTACTGTAATTTTAGCGAAATGGTATTCTGGTTATGGTTTGTGTGTCATTATTGACCATGGCAACGGTGTGCAAACATTGTATGGGCATCAATCCAGATTAGGGGTTAGTGCAGGTCAAACCGTAAGTGCCGGCCAACAAATTGGCTACGTTGGTACAACTGGTCAATCCACTGGTAACCATCTCCATTTTGAAATTCGTTCTAACGGAACAAAATTAGACCCATTTGATTATGTTCCTCGTTAA
- a CDS encoding AraC family transcriptional regulator, with protein sequence MVELLKQQVEQIVQYQLDTGEQMKWSQEKGNRAKQKFLKLPPSKQEELWNKYFKEQQAGLLKFNDTGFIKSDALIGVFMDFQKYKPLRSIEQEKKKGAPLHSHNYFEMFYVYRGHCFSSIDGVEREFKAGELCLYNLQAAHFCTLPSEHDIVFNIIIRESAIDDTMIKMMSDENIFSNFFLGSLRNVSSKTSMIFSTRSNEELLFYLYKLIITYYNAPITNNSLMRSLMVCLFHELAKQYQKQADEQSRKESKGIPISEILTYLDQNYRNISLQQTAEHFYYSPRSLSNLLQKYTNKKFSQILQEIRLQKACNLLKDPNIPLESIPQIVGYSDRHYLDKLFRNVYGVSILKYRKTYCQEYE encoded by the coding sequence ATGGTGGAGTTGCTCAAACAGCAGGTAGAGCAAATTGTTCAATATCAACTTGATACAGGGGAACAAATGAAATGGTCCCAGGAAAAAGGGAATAGGGCAAAGCAAAAATTTTTGAAATTGCCTCCCTCCAAACAGGAAGAACTGTGGAACAAGTATTTCAAGGAGCAACAAGCAGGGCTTTTAAAATTTAATGATACCGGTTTTATTAAATCAGATGCCTTGATTGGGGTATTTATGGATTTTCAAAAATATAAACCATTAAGATCCATAGAACAGGAAAAGAAAAAAGGGGCACCATTACATAGCCATAATTATTTTGAAATGTTTTATGTTTACCGGGGGCATTGTTTTTCCAGCATTGATGGGGTAGAACGAGAATTTAAAGCTGGGGAACTTTGTCTATATAATCTGCAAGCAGCCCATTTTTGTACCCTGCCCTCCGAGCATGATATTGTATTCAATATCATCATACGGGAATCCGCGATTGATGACACCATGATTAAAATGATGTCGGACGAGAATATATTTAGTAACTTTTTTCTTGGCTCTTTGCGGAATGTTAGCAGTAAAACCAGTATGATATTTTCCACCCGTTCCAATGAAGAACTGTTATTTTATCTTTATAAATTGATTATTACGTATTACAATGCCCCTATTACCAATAATAGTTTGATGCGTTCTTTAATGGTCTGCCTGTTCCACGAGCTGGCGAAACAGTATCAAAAACAGGCGGATGAGCAGAGCCGTAAAGAATCAAAGGGAATTCCAATCAGTGAGATTTTGACCTATCTGGATCAGAATTACCGCAATATTAGTTTGCAGCAAACGGCGGAACATTTTTATTACTCCCCCCGTTCTTTATCCAATTTGCTGCAAAAGTATACCAACAAGAAGTTTTCTCAAATTTTACAGGAAATCCGTTTGCAAAAGGCATGTAATTTATTAAAGGATCCCAATATTCCATTGGAGAGCATTCCCCAGATTGTCGGGTATAGCGACCGGCATTATTTGGATAAGCTCTTCCGAAATGTCTATGGCGTTTCTATTTTAAAATATAGGAAAACCTATTGCCAAGAATATGAGTGA